The Streptomyces cynarae genome contains a region encoding:
- a CDS encoding Fic family protein, translated as MSTTGASADPLAALGALPGVAESVESVRKAVDRVYGHRVMRRRSNEITSEAALRGARGSAALSGADWALEEVRRRTDFSAEDGARTVGAALRLTAEAGQLLSIWRQSPLRVLARLHLVAAADPDPRVGRPRQDGEGVDEPLVELPLPDAAEVSGRLEGLSELIIAGGSAPALVTAAVVHGELLALRPFVSHNGLVARAAQRIVLVGSGLDPKAVCAAEVGHAELGRAAYVAALDGYVSGTPEGMAAWIAHCAKAVELGVRESTAVCEALQRGAA; from the coding sequence ATGAGTACGACAGGTGCGTCCGCCGACCCGCTGGCGGCCCTTGGGGCGCTGCCCGGGGTCGCCGAGTCCGTGGAATCCGTGCGCAAGGCCGTGGACCGGGTCTACGGGCACCGGGTCATGCGGCGCCGCAGCAATGAGATCACCTCCGAGGCGGCGCTGCGTGGCGCGCGCGGCTCGGCCGCGCTGTCCGGCGCCGACTGGGCCTTGGAGGAGGTGCGGCGGCGCACCGACTTCAGCGCTGAGGACGGCGCCCGTACGGTCGGGGCCGCGCTGCGGCTGACCGCCGAGGCGGGGCAGCTGCTGTCCATCTGGCGGCAGTCACCCCTGCGGGTGCTCGCGCGGCTGCATCTGGTGGCGGCAGCGGATCCCGACCCGCGTGTGGGTCGCCCCCGGCAGGACGGCGAGGGCGTCGACGAGCCGCTGGTCGAGCTGCCGCTGCCGGACGCGGCCGAGGTCTCCGGCCGTCTCGAGGGACTCTCCGAGCTGATCATCGCGGGCGGCTCCGCGCCCGCGCTCGTGACCGCCGCCGTGGTACACGGCGAACTGCTCGCCCTGCGTCCCTTCGTGTCCCACAACGGTCTAGTCGCCCGCGCGGCGCAGCGCATCGTCCTGGTGGGGAGCGGACTCGACCCCAAGGCGGTCTGCGCGGCGGAGGTGGGCCACGCGGAACTGGGCCGGGCCGCCTACGTCGCCGCCCTGGACGGCTACGTGTCCGGCACCCCGGAGGGCATGGCGGCCTGGATCGCCCACTGCGCAAAGGCGGTCGAACTCGGCGTACGCGAGTCGACGGCGGTCTGCGAGGCGCTGCAGCGCGGGGCCGCTTAG
- a CDS encoding HAD family hydrolase, translated as MLRPVENHSLPRTAAFFDLDKTVIAKSSTLTFGKSFYQGGLINRRAALRTAYAQFVFLVGGADHDQMERMREYLSAMCRGWNVRQVKEIVAETLHDLIDPIIYDEAASLIEEHHGNGRDVVIVSTSGAEVVEPIGELLGADRVVATRMVVGDDGCFTGEVEYYAYGPTKAEAVRELAESEGYDLARCYAYSDSITDLPMLEAVGHPHAVNPDRALRREALARGWPILDFHRPVRLKQRLSVPPRPALLAVAAIGAAAATAGLVWYASRRRAPLV; from the coding sequence ATGCTCAGGCCCGTGGAAAACCACTCCTTGCCCCGCACAGCGGCCTTCTTTGACCTGGACAAGACGGTCATTGCGAAGTCGAGCACTCTCACCTTCGGCAAGTCCTTCTACCAAGGGGGACTGATCAACCGCAGGGCGGCGTTGCGTACCGCATATGCCCAGTTCGTGTTCCTGGTGGGCGGCGCCGACCACGACCAGATGGAGCGGATGCGGGAGTACCTGTCCGCGATGTGCCGCGGCTGGAACGTCCGGCAGGTGAAGGAGATCGTCGCCGAGACGCTCCACGACCTGATCGACCCGATCATCTACGACGAGGCCGCCTCCCTCATCGAGGAGCACCACGGCAACGGGCGCGACGTGGTGATCGTGTCCACGTCGGGCGCCGAGGTCGTCGAGCCGATCGGCGAACTGCTCGGCGCGGACCGGGTGGTGGCGACCCGGATGGTCGTGGGCGACGACGGCTGCTTCACGGGCGAGGTGGAGTACTACGCCTACGGGCCGACGAAGGCGGAGGCGGTCAGGGAACTGGCGGAGTCGGAGGGATACGACCTGGCGCGCTGCTACGCGTACAGCGACTCGATCACCGACCTGCCGATGCTGGAGGCCGTCGGCCATCCGCACGCCGTGAACCCCGACCGGGCGCTGCGCCGCGAGGCACTCGCGCGAGGATGGCCGATTCTCGACTTCCACCGCCCGGTGCGGCTGAAGCAGCGGTTGTCGGTGCCGCCGCGCCCCGCGCTCCTCGCGGTGGCGGCGATAGGCGCGGCGGCGGCCACGGCTGGACTCGTCTGGTACGCGAGCCGGCGCCGCGCACCCCTGGTGTGA
- the ssd gene encoding septum site-determining protein Ssd, whose amino-acid sequence MAGAMTHDGPAAAEGRRSGPLIVTEDAELLDDLLRLCAAAGARAEVHPGVPEQRGGWDAAPLVLVGDDAARRVRGAVRRRGVVLVGRDQDDPGVWRRAVEIGADHVLLLPDGEQWLVDRIADVAEGVGRPALTVGVIGGRGGAGASTLACALAVTSAREGRRTLLVDADSLGGGLDVLLGGETTEGLRWPAFAASRGRVGSGALEESLPQVHALRVLSWDRGDTVAVPPQAVRAVLAAARRRGGAVVVDLPRRVDEGVAEVLAQLDVGILVVPGELRGVAAARRVASAVGMVLGDLRIAVRGPYTPGLDDREVARLLGLPLVGEVPYETPPADGSVPPGGAARGSLARFCSAFWERALAEAGDPV is encoded by the coding sequence GTGGCGGGAGCCATGACACACGACGGACCGGCCGCCGCCGAGGGGCGGCGGAGCGGACCGCTGATCGTCACCGAGGACGCCGAGCTCCTCGACGACCTGCTGCGCCTGTGCGCGGCCGCGGGCGCCAGAGCGGAGGTGCACCCGGGAGTGCCCGAGCAGCGGGGCGGCTGGGATGCGGCACCCCTGGTCCTGGTCGGCGACGACGCGGCGCGCCGGGTGCGCGGGGCCGTGCGCAGACGGGGAGTGGTGCTGGTCGGCCGGGATCAGGACGATCCCGGAGTCTGGCGGCGCGCCGTCGAGATCGGCGCCGATCACGTCCTGCTGCTGCCGGACGGCGAGCAGTGGCTGGTGGACCGCATCGCCGACGTGGCCGAGGGGGTCGGCCGGCCCGCGCTCACCGTCGGCGTGATCGGCGGGCGTGGCGGGGCCGGCGCCTCCACGCTCGCCTGCGCCCTCGCCGTCACCTCCGCGCGTGAGGGCAGGCGCACCCTGCTCGTGGACGCGGATTCGCTGGGCGGCGGACTAGACGTACTCCTCGGCGGGGAGACCACGGAAGGGCTGCGCTGGCCGGCGTTCGCCGCCTCCCGGGGGCGGGTGGGAAGCGGCGCCCTGGAGGAGTCCCTACCCCAGGTGCACGCGCTGCGGGTGCTGAGCTGGGACCGCGGCGACACCGTGGCCGTCCCGCCCCAGGCGGTCCGCGCGGTCCTGGCCGCGGCCCGGCGACGCGGCGGCGCTGTCGTCGTCGATCTCCCGCGCCGTGTCGACGAGGGGGTCGCCGAGGTCCTCGCGCAGCTGGACGTCGGGATCCTGGTGGTCCCCGGAGAACTGCGGGGGGTCGCGGCCGCGCGGCGGGTGGCGTCCGCGGTCGGCATGGTCCTCGGCGATCTGCGGATCGCGGTACGGGGGCCCTACACGCCCGGGCTGGACGACCGGGAGGTGGCGCGACTGCTGGGGCTGCCGCTGGTCGGCGAGGTGCCGTACGAGACGCCACCGGCGGACGGTTCGGTACCGCCCGGGGGAGCGGCGCGGGGGTCGCTCGCCCGGTTCTGCTCGGCCTTCTGGGAGCGGGCGCTGGCCGAGGCGGGTGACCCCGTATGA
- a CDS encoding TadA family conjugal transfer-associated ATPase gives MTTGWGATAGTAGPGAGADADTGVVGSGERTRLLDGVRQWLAESGAEPTPARVAQALREQGRVLGDAEVLGAARQLRSELVGSGPLEPLLADPSVTDVLVSAPDRVWVDRGAGLELTEVSFPDAATVRRLAQRLAAVAGRRLDDARPWVDARLPDGTRLHAVLPPVAVGSTCLSLRVVRPRAFTLDELVAAGTVPPGGDRVLRALIASRLSYVISGGTGSGKTTLLSALLGVVGSSERIVLAEDSAELRPDHPHVVRLEGRPANQEGVGLVELQDLVRQALRMRPDRLVVGEVRGPEVVSLLAALNTGHEGGCGTLHANAAAQVPARLEALGTAAGLDRAALHSQLAAALSVVIHLVRDRTGRRRIAEVHVLERDASGLVVTVPALRWGPEAFARERGWERLRELLRNGSGGSEGEVL, from the coding sequence ATGACCACGGGCTGGGGCGCGACGGCAGGTACGGCGGGGCCCGGTGCCGGGGCGGACGCGGATACCGGCGTGGTGGGGTCCGGCGAGCGGACGCGGCTGCTGGACGGAGTGCGGCAGTGGCTTGCCGAGAGCGGGGCCGAGCCGACCCCCGCACGCGTGGCGCAGGCGCTGCGGGAGCAGGGGCGGGTGCTCGGGGATGCGGAAGTGCTGGGCGCGGCCCGGCAGCTGCGGTCCGAACTGGTCGGCAGCGGCCCTCTGGAACCGTTGCTCGCCGACCCGTCCGTGACCGACGTCCTGGTGTCCGCGCCGGACCGGGTGTGGGTGGACCGGGGTGCCGGACTGGAGCTGACGGAGGTGTCCTTCCCGGACGCTGCGACCGTACGGCGCCTCGCGCAGCGGTTGGCCGCCGTGGCCGGCCGGCGGCTCGACGACGCCCGACCGTGGGTCGACGCCCGCCTGCCGGACGGCACCCGTCTGCACGCGGTGCTGCCGCCGGTCGCGGTCGGCTCGACATGCCTGTCACTGCGGGTCGTACGGCCCCGGGCGTTCACCCTCGACGAACTCGTGGCGGCGGGCACGGTGCCGCCGGGCGGGGACCGGGTGCTGCGGGCACTGATCGCCTCCCGGCTCTCCTATGTGATCAGTGGCGGAACCGGTTCGGGCAAGACCACGCTGCTGAGCGCGCTCCTGGGCGTGGTGGGGTCGAGCGAGCGGATCGTGCTCGCCGAGGACTCGGCTGAGCTGCGCCCCGACCACCCGCATGTGGTGCGCCTGGAGGGGCGGCCCGCGAACCAGGAGGGCGTGGGGCTCGTCGAGCTCCAGGACCTGGTGCGGCAGGCACTGCGCATGAGACCCGACCGGCTCGTCGTCGGCGAGGTGCGCGGCCCCGAGGTGGTGTCCCTGCTGGCCGCGCTGAACACGGGCCACGAAGGCGGCTGCGGCACGCTCCACGCGAACGCGGCGGCCCAGGTGCCCGCCCGGCTGGAAGCGCTCGGCACGGCGGCGGGCCTGGACCGGGCCGCGCTGCACAGCCAGTTGGCGGCCGCGCTGTCGGTGGTCATCCACCTCGTGCGCGACCGGACCGGGCGGCGCCGGATCGCGGAGGTGCATGTGCTGGAGCGGGACGCGTCCGGGCTCGTGGTGACGGTGCCCGCGCTGCGGTGGGGACCGGAGGCCTTCGCGCGCGAGCGGGGATGGGAGCGGCTGCGGGAGCTGCTCCGGAACGGAAGTGGGGGCAGTGAGGGGGAGGTGCTGTGA
- a CDS encoding type II secretion system F family protein, whose protein sequence is MSAGVVHRLGMLCAVLALWWPARALVVARRERRVRRRVDAVLAGAGAGAAQERWRERVPAGVPGRAEVRDAVRRWLPVAGALCAGWVVIGGFVGLGAGLVTGFGLARWRARQERDRHTEEYDPAVAARQLPLAADLLAACIAAGASPVSAAQAVGEALAGPVGERLARGAAEVRLGGEPADAWQRLATLPGAGALARLLERAGDSGAPAAAPVGRLAAQARAEWAREATARARRAGVLVTAPVGLCFLPAFIAVGVLPVVIGLAGGLLGGGGK, encoded by the coding sequence GTGAGCGCGGGCGTTGTCCACAGGCTGGGGATGTTGTGCGCGGTGCTGGCGCTGTGGTGGCCGGCGCGGGCACTCGTCGTCGCGCGGCGGGAGCGGAGAGTGCGGCGGCGGGTGGATGCGGTCCTGGCGGGTGCGGGTGCCGGTGCGGCGCAGGAGCGATGGCGTGAGCGGGTGCCGGCTGGAGTGCCGGGTCGGGCCGAGGTGCGGGATGCCGTGCGGCGGTGGCTGCCGGTCGCCGGGGCGCTGTGTGCCGGCTGGGTGGTGATCGGGGGGTTCGTCGGGCTGGGGGCCGGACTGGTCACCGGGTTCGGCCTGGCGCGGTGGCGGGCCCGGCAGGAGCGCGACCGCCACACCGAGGAGTACGACCCTGCCGTGGCCGCTCGTCAGCTCCCGTTGGCCGCCGACCTGCTGGCGGCGTGCATCGCGGCGGGCGCGAGCCCGGTGTCGGCAGCCCAGGCGGTGGGCGAGGCCTTGGCGGGACCGGTCGGGGAGCGGCTGGCGCGGGGCGCGGCCGAGGTGCGGCTCGGGGGCGAACCGGCCGATGCGTGGCAGCGGCTCGCCACGCTCCCCGGCGCGGGAGCACTGGCGCGGCTCCTTGAACGGGCGGGCGATTCCGGTGCCCCGGCGGCCGCACCGGTCGGGCGCCTCGCGGCTCAGGCGCGGGCCGAGTGGGCCCGAGAGGCGACGGCACGGGCGCGCCGCGCGGGCGTCCTGGTCACCGCCCCCGTGGGGCTGTGCTTCCTGCCCGCGTTCATCGCGGTCGGGGTGCTGCCCGTGGTGATCGGGCTGGCGGGAGGGCTGCTGGGAGGAGGTGGGAAATGA
- a CDS encoding DUF4244 domain-containing protein: protein MSKAVRVRARARALVRRLRAVARKDAGMVTSEYAVGIIAAVAFAAVLYKVLTSGQVSAELQAIVKRALSVRM, encoded by the coding sequence ATGAGCAAGGCGGTACGAGTACGAGCCCGGGCGCGTGCGCTGGTGCGCCGGCTGCGGGCGGTGGCGCGCAAGGACGCGGGCATGGTCACGTCCGAGTACGCGGTGGGGATCATCGCCGCGGTGGCCTTCGCGGCGGTCCTCTACAAGGTGCTGACGAGCGGGCAGGTCAGCGCGGAACTGCAGGCGATCGTGAAACGCGCGCTCAGTGTCCGGATGTGA
- a CDS encoding TadE family type IV pilus minor pilin, with protein sequence MSGCDGARARPGAGRGRDQGFVTAETAVVLPALVLFAMALVWALSAASAQIRCVDAARAGARAAARQEPPGVVRDTTRQAAPDGARITVSRQGDLVRVLVVAHPPGPDVFPLELRHEAVALAEETVGVRQ encoded by the coding sequence GTGTCCGGATGTGACGGCGCGAGGGCGCGCCCGGGAGCGGGCCGGGGCCGGGACCAGGGATTCGTGACGGCCGAGACCGCGGTCGTGCTGCCCGCTCTGGTGCTCTTCGCGATGGCCCTCGTCTGGGCCTTGTCGGCCGCGTCCGCGCAGATCCGGTGCGTGGACGCGGCCCGCGCGGGGGCCCGGGCGGCGGCTCGGCAGGAGCCGCCGGGCGTGGTGCGGGACACGACCCGGCAGGCGGCTCCGGACGGCGCGAGGATCACGGTCAGCCGACAGGGCGATCTGGTACGCGTCCTTGTCGTGGCGCATCCCCCGGGCCCGGATGTGTTCCCTCTCGAACTGCGCCACGAAGCGGTGGCGTTGGCGGAGGAGACGGTGGGGGTGAGGCAGTGA
- a CDS encoding Rv3654c family TadE-like protein, whose translation MEALDARAAAARSDRGTATVWVVCLLGAMCAVFGVLLAQGEVVLARHRAAGAADLAALAAADHWMDGGGKACATAARVARAQGSRLVRCALAGAVSDVTAASAAGPFTTEVRARAGPAEPRAPQPPDRSPPPRGPRAAAP comes from the coding sequence TTGGAGGCCCTCGACGCCCGTGCGGCGGCGGCTCGTTCGGATCGCGGCACCGCCACCGTCTGGGTCGTGTGCCTGCTCGGCGCGATGTGTGCCGTGTTCGGCGTCCTGCTGGCCCAGGGCGAGGTCGTGCTGGCCCGGCATCGTGCGGCCGGTGCGGCCGACCTCGCCGCACTCGCGGCCGCGGACCACTGGATGGACGGAGGCGGCAAGGCGTGCGCCACGGCGGCCCGGGTGGCCCGGGCCCAGGGAAGCAGGCTCGTGCGGTGCGCCCTCGCGGGGGCGGTCTCCGACGTCACGGCGGCGTCGGCCGCGGGGCCGTTCACCACCGAGGTCAGGGCGAGGGCGGGGCCGGCGGAGCCGAGGGCGCCGCAGCCGCCGGACCGCTCGCCGCCTCCTCGGGGGCCCCGCGCAGCAGCACCGTGA
- a CDS encoding DEAD/DEAH box helicase, translated as MAFNHLPAGVYDALDPLSVTPVTHSVPMAKNHRSDRPTTGPVSGLSPGTVLDRLASGPSRAARITHTEHLPPREGRHAVWPDRIRAEVVAAVRRAGIEHPWAHQALAAEHALDGDSVVVATGTASGKSLAYLVPVLSRLLDGAEAPNGRGATALYLAPTKALAADQCRSVKELSHPLGTAIRAAVYDGDTPPEEREWVRQYGNYVLTNPDMLHRGILPSHPRWSSFLRALKYVVIDECHTYRGVFGSHVAQVLRRLRRLCARYGASPVFLLASATAAEPSVAARRLTGLPVVEVADDASPRGELVFALWEPPLTELHGERGAPVRRTATAETADLLTDLTVQGVRSVAFVRSRRGAELISVIAQERLAEVDRSLARRVAAYRGGYLPEERRALERALHSGELLGLAATTALELGVDVSGLGAVLIAGYPGTRASLWQQAGRAGRAGQGALAVLVARDDPLDTFLVHHPEALFDQPVESTVLDPDNPYVLAPHLCAAAAELPLTEEDLELFGPACADVLPQLEAAKLLRRRTRTWHWTRRERAADLTDIRGAGGRPVQIVEAGTGRLLGTVDAGAAHTTVHEGAVHLHQGRTYLVRSLDLEDSVALVEEANPPYTTVARDTTSISVLETDVEIPWGEGRLCYGSVEVTNQVVSFLRRRVITGEVLGETKLDLPPRTLRTRAVWWTVTEDQLDQARIGPEILGGALHAAEHASIGMLPLFATCDRWDIGGVSVPLHPDTLLPTVFVYDGHPGGAGFAERAFHTARAWLSATREAIASCECEAGCPSCIQSPKCGNGNDPLHKRGAVRLLTVLLRGAPEEAASGPAAAAPSAPPAPPSP; from the coding sequence ATGGCATTCAATCACTTACCGGCAGGCGTGTACGACGCCTTGGACCCATTGTCCGTCACGCCAGTGACACACTCGGTGCCGATGGCCAAGAATCACCGATCCGATCGACCCACGACGGGCCCCGTGTCCGGCCTCTCGCCGGGCACGGTGCTGGACCGGCTCGCCTCGGGTCCGAGCCGAGCTGCGCGCATCACTCATACGGAGCACTTGCCCCCGCGAGAGGGCCGCCATGCCGTCTGGCCGGACCGGATCCGTGCCGAGGTCGTCGCCGCCGTGCGCCGCGCGGGCATCGAGCACCCCTGGGCCCACCAGGCGCTCGCCGCCGAGCACGCCCTGGACGGCGACTCGGTGGTCGTCGCCACGGGCACCGCGTCGGGCAAGTCGCTCGCCTACCTGGTCCCGGTGCTGTCGCGGCTGCTGGACGGCGCCGAGGCTCCGAACGGCCGGGGCGCGACCGCCCTGTACCTCGCCCCCACCAAGGCCCTCGCGGCGGATCAGTGCCGATCGGTGAAGGAACTTTCACACCCTCTCGGCACGGCGATCCGCGCCGCGGTCTACGACGGCGACACGCCGCCCGAGGAACGGGAATGGGTACGCCAGTACGGCAACTACGTCCTGACCAACCCCGACATGCTGCATCGCGGCATATTGCCCTCCCATCCGCGCTGGTCCTCCTTCCTGCGCGCCCTGAAGTACGTCGTCATCGACGAGTGCCACACCTACCGCGGCGTCTTCGGCTCCCACGTCGCCCAGGTCCTGCGCCGGCTGCGCCGCCTGTGCGCCCGCTACGGCGCCTCACCCGTCTTCCTGCTGGCCTCCGCGACCGCCGCCGAGCCCTCGGTGGCCGCCCGCCGCCTCACCGGCCTGCCGGTCGTCGAGGTCGCGGACGACGCCTCCCCGCGTGGCGAGCTGGTCTTCGCCCTGTGGGAGCCGCCGCTCACCGAGCTGCACGGAGAGCGGGGCGCGCCCGTCCGGCGCACGGCCACCGCCGAGACCGCCGACCTGCTGACCGACCTGACCGTCCAGGGCGTGCGCTCGGTCGCCTTCGTCCGCTCCCGCCGCGGCGCCGAGCTGATCTCGGTGATCGCCCAGGAACGCCTGGCGGAGGTCGACCGCTCCCTGGCCCGCCGCGTGGCCGCCTACCGCGGCGGTTACCTTCCCGAGGAACGCCGCGCCCTGGAGCGGGCCCTCCACTCCGGGGAACTCCTCGGCCTCGCCGCGACGACCGCCCTGGAGCTCGGCGTGGACGTGTCCGGGCTCGGCGCCGTGCTGATCGCCGGGTACCCGGGGACACGCGCGTCGCTGTGGCAGCAGGCGGGGCGCGCGGGCCGTGCCGGGCAGGGCGCGCTCGCGGTACTGGTCGCCCGTGACGACCCTCTGGACACGTTCCTCGTCCACCACCCCGAGGCCCTCTTCGACCAGCCGGTGGAGTCCACGGTCCTCGATCCGGACAACCCCTACGTCCTCGCCCCGCACCTGTGCGCGGCGGCGGCCGAGCTGCCGCTGACGGAAGAAGACCTGGAGTTGTTCGGTCCCGCGTGCGCGGACGTGCTGCCGCAGCTGGAGGCCGCGAAGCTGCTGCGCCGCCGCACGAGGACCTGGCACTGGACACGCCGGGAGCGGGCCGCCGACCTCACGGACATCCGCGGGGCGGGCGGGCGCCCGGTCCAGATCGTCGAGGCCGGCACCGGTCGGCTGCTCGGCACGGTCGACGCGGGCGCCGCCCACACGACGGTCCACGAGGGCGCGGTCCATCTGCACCAGGGCCGTACGTACCTGGTGCGGTCGCTCGACCTGGAGGACTCCGTCGCCCTGGTCGAGGAGGCCAACCCGCCGTACACCACGGTCGCCCGCGACACGACCTCCATCTCCGTACTGGAGACGGACGTGGAGATCCCTTGGGGCGAGGGCCGGTTGTGCTACGGCTCCGTCGAGGTCACCAACCAGGTCGTCTCCTTTCTGCGTCGGCGTGTCATCACCGGTGAAGTGCTGGGCGAGACGAAACTCGACCTCCCTCCTCGCACGCTGCGCACCCGCGCCGTGTGGTGGACGGTCACCGAGGACCAACTGGACCAGGCCCGGATCGGCCCGGAGATCCTCGGAGGCGCGCTGCACGCGGCCGAACACGCGTCGATCGGCATGCTTCCGCTCTTCGCCACCTGCGACCGCTGGGACATCGGAGGCGTCTCGGTGCCGCTGCACCCGGACACGCTCCTGCCCACGGTCTTCGTGTACGACGGCCACCCGGGCGGCGCGGGCTTCGCCGAGCGCGCCTTCCACACGGCCCGCGCCTGGCTGTCCGCCACCCGTGAGGCCATCGCGTCCTGCGAGTGCGAGGCGGGCTGCCCGTCCTGCATCCAGTCCCCGAAGTGCGGCAACGGCAATGATCCGCTGCACAAGAGGGGTGCCGTACGCCTCCTCACGGTGCTGCTGCGCGGGGCCCCCGAGGAGGCGGCGAGCGGTCCGGCGGCTGCGGCGCCCTCGGCTCCGCCGGCCCCGCCCTCGCCCTGA
- the bldG gene encoding anti-sigma factor antagonist BldG has translation MDLSLSTRTVGDRTVVEVGGEIDVYTAPKLREQLVELVNDGNFHLVVDMEGVDFLDSTGLGVLVGGLKRVRAHEGSLRLVCNQERILKIFRITGLTKVFPIHTSVEEAVSATD, from the coding sequence GTGGACCTGTCCCTGTCGACCCGTACCGTCGGCGATCGTACGGTCGTCGAGGTCGGTGGCGAAATCGACGTATATACCGCGCCCAAGCTGCGCGAGCAGCTGGTCGAGCTGGTGAACGACGGGAATTTCCACCTCGTCGTCGACATGGAGGGCGTGGACTTCCTCGACTCCACCGGGCTCGGCGTGCTGGTAGGCGGCTTGAAGCGTGTTCGAGCCCATGAGGGCTCCCTGCGCCTGGTGTGCAACCAGGAGCGCATTCTCAAGATCTTCCGCATCACCGGCCTCACCAAGGTGTTCCCGATTCACACCTCGGTCGAGGAAGCGGTGTCGGCCACCGACTGA
- a CDS encoding ATP-binding protein: MATVELRFSALPEHVRTARLVAAAVARRAGVEEAALDEVRLAVGEACSRAVGLHQSNGISAPVRVLLTEEEKQFSIEVGDEAPHIVPGDDPAGGDAVEAEAEAEEDEMGLAVISGLVDDVEVTTGENGGMIRMSWPTTPPGAAVFPA; encoded by the coding sequence ATGGCCACCGTTGAACTCCGCTTCAGCGCGCTGCCCGAACACGTCAGGACCGCCCGGCTCGTGGCGGCGGCGGTGGCGCGCCGGGCCGGGGTGGAGGAGGCCGCACTCGACGAGGTCAGGCTCGCCGTCGGGGAGGCCTGCTCCCGGGCCGTCGGACTGCACCAGAGCAACGGCATTTCGGCGCCGGTGCGAGTGCTGCTGACCGAGGAGGAGAAACAGTTCTCCATCGAGGTCGGCGACGAGGCGCCGCACATCGTGCCCGGGGACGATCCGGCGGGTGGCGACGCGGTCGAGGCGGAGGCGGAGGCCGAGGAGGACGAGATGGGCCTCGCGGTCATCAGTGGCCTCGTCGACGACGTGGAGGTCACCACCGGGGAGAACGGCGGAATGATCAGAATGAGCTGGCCGACCACGCCGCCCGGCGCCGCCGTGTTCCCCGCCTGA